From Echeneis naucrates chromosome 7, fEcheNa1.1, whole genome shotgun sequence, one genomic window encodes:
- the LOC115046138 gene encoding uncharacterized protein LOC115046138 isoform X2: MDEKYPKSKLKRKKSSAVKLQRDDPFRDTVEEKRWRPALSSSDMTAETERSAVPAAAWWNRQQLPAVERLWAFTLLSALPCLEKHHCDLVPEFPDPSTKRPTALKSDEEQWCDLRREVAPFPEPSALFIPDLIRPSSSQQDLSAQTYPKHNTTAHSTANSAHEHKASYTADRQLPSHSRQSPDGQTVSLQGPIQRQTMFFDSCEDESSSAGCSAFRGEKSVQRGEHDEEAGPSNGPVHSKQLKFFNGLVCSKRKDGNEENVKVDGPRREERLQSCPMCLLVFPVGFTQMDCDGHLAQCLSEMNVDMTW, from the exons ATGGATGAGAAATACCCAAAGTCCAAGCTAAAACGGAAGAAATCCTCTGCCGTAAAACTCCAGCGGGACGACCCGTTTAGGGACacagtggaggagaagaggtGGCGTCCAGCACTGTCTTCCAGCGATATGACGGCAGAGACCGAACG GTCAGCAGTTCCTGCAGCTGCTTggtggaacagacagcagctgcCTGCAGTGGAGAGGTTGTGGGCATTCACACTGTTGTCTGCTCTGCCATGCCTGGAGAAGCACCATTGCGACCTGGTTCCTGAGTTTCCAGATCCTTCTACAAAG AGGCCTACAGCTCTGAAGTCAGATGAAGAGCAGTGGTGCGACCTTAGAAGAGAAGTTGCTCCATTCCCTGAACCCTCAGCTTTGTTTATTCCAGATCTTATAAGGCCCAGCTCCTCTCAGCAGGATCTATCAGCACAAACCTatccaaaacacaacacaacagcacacagcacAGCGAACAGCGCACACGAACACAAAGCATCATACACAGCCGACAGACAGTTACCTTCTCACAGTAGGCAAAGTCCTGATGGCCAAACAGTATCCCTTCAAGGCCCCAtccaaagacaaacaatgtTCTTTGACAGCTGTGAGGACGAATCATCGTCAGCAGGATGCTCAGCATTTAGAGGAGAAAAGAGTGTACAAAGAGGAGAGCATGACGAAGAAGCTGGACCAAGTAATGGTCCAGTTCACAGTAAGCAGTTGAAGTTTTTCAATGGCCTAGTATGTTCAAAGAGGAAGGATGGAAATGAAGAGAATGTTAAAGTAGATGGACCTAGACGAGAAGAGCGACTGCAGAGCTGCCCCATGTGCCTTCTGGTGTTCCCTGTTGG GTTCACCCAGATGGACTGTGATGGCCACCTGGCCCAGTGTCTGTCAGAGATGAATGTGGATATGACCTGGTGA
- the LOC115046138 gene encoding uncharacterized protein LOC115046138 isoform X1, translating to MDEKYPKSKLKRKKSSAVKLQRDDPFRDTVEEKRWRPALSSSDMTAETERSAVPAAAWWNRQQLPAVERLWAFTLLSALPCLEKHHCDLVPEFPDPSTKRPTALKSDEEQWCDLRREVAPFPEPSALFIPDLIRPSSSQQDLSAQTYPKHNTTAHSTANSAHEHKASYTADRQLPSHSRQSPDGQTVSLQGPIQRQTMFFDSCEDESSSAGCSAFRGEKSVQRGEHDEEAGPSNGPVHSKQLKFFNGLVCSKRKDGNEENVKVDGPRREERLQSCPMCLLVFPVGSCLSRFTQMDCDGHLAQCLSEMNVDMTW from the exons ATGGATGAGAAATACCCAAAGTCCAAGCTAAAACGGAAGAAATCCTCTGCCGTAAAACTCCAGCGGGACGACCCGTTTAGGGACacagtggaggagaagaggtGGCGTCCAGCACTGTCTTCCAGCGATATGACGGCAGAGACCGAACG GTCAGCAGTTCCTGCAGCTGCTTggtggaacagacagcagctgcCTGCAGTGGAGAGGTTGTGGGCATTCACACTGTTGTCTGCTCTGCCATGCCTGGAGAAGCACCATTGCGACCTGGTTCCTGAGTTTCCAGATCCTTCTACAAAG AGGCCTACAGCTCTGAAGTCAGATGAAGAGCAGTGGTGCGACCTTAGAAGAGAAGTTGCTCCATTCCCTGAACCCTCAGCTTTGTTTATTCCAGATCTTATAAGGCCCAGCTCCTCTCAGCAGGATCTATCAGCACAAACCTatccaaaacacaacacaacagcacacagcacAGCGAACAGCGCACACGAACACAAAGCATCATACACAGCCGACAGACAGTTACCTTCTCACAGTAGGCAAAGTCCTGATGGCCAAACAGTATCCCTTCAAGGCCCCAtccaaagacaaacaatgtTCTTTGACAGCTGTGAGGACGAATCATCGTCAGCAGGATGCTCAGCATTTAGAGGAGAAAAGAGTGTACAAAGAGGAGAGCATGACGAAGAAGCTGGACCAAGTAATGGTCCAGTTCACAGTAAGCAGTTGAAGTTTTTCAATGGCCTAGTATGTTCAAAGAGGAAGGATGGAAATGAAGAGAATGTTAAAGTAGATGGACCTAGACGAGAAGAGCGACTGCAGAGCTGCCCCATGTGCCTTCTGGTGTTCCCTGTTGG TTCATGTCTCTCCAGGTTCACCCAGATGGACTGTGATGGCCACCTGGCCCAGTGTCTGTCAGAGATGAATGTGGATATGACCTGGTGA